The Cystobacter fuscus DSM 2262 region GGATCTTCTGCCCCGAGGGCGGCACGTGCGCGAGCTGCCGCGCATGGCCGATGAGATCCTCGCGGCGGTTCTCCAGCTCGGGCGAGTGGCGCGCCGCCTGGCTGAGCGTCACGCCCATCTCCCCCACGATGGAGGCGCTCCAGCGCTGCACGTCCTCGGCGAGCAGGGGCTCGGGGGCGAACGCCGGCTCCTCCGTGTTGGAGGCGAGCGCGTGGTGCAACTGTCCCAGGCGCTCGCCGAGCACGCGCAAGTCCTTGAGGACCGCGTCCGACAGGCGCGGGCCCTGACGGAAGCAGTCCAGGGTGTAGCGCCAGCCGTCGGTGACGTCGGGGATGAAGCGGTGCACCACGGCGAGCGTGGCCCCCGCGGGCCCCTCGGACTGCAACGCGCCGAGCAGCGTGGGCGTGGCGCGGAAGGACGTCTTCGTCGCCAGGAAGCGGCCCACCTCGTACTCGGGGTTGATGCCGGCCTCGAGCTTGCGGATGACCTTGAGGATGAGCTGCTCGCCCACCACCACCGAGGTGTTGCTCTGCTCCACCTGGAGCCGACGCACCGGCAGGGGAGAGGGCAGGGCGATGAGCCCCTCGGGCGTGTCGAGCCACTCGCCCACCAGCTTGCCGGAGGCGCTGGGCAGCTCGCGCTTCTCGCGGATGAGCTGGAAGAGGGCGCGCAGCACCTCCGCGTCCTCGAAGGCGTCCTTCACGCCCTCCTCGGAGGGGAGCACGGGCAGCAGGTAGCGCTCGGGCGAGCCCAGCTCGTAGAGGACCTCCACCACCGCGAGGGTGAAGGAGCGGTCGCCGGGCAGGTCCACGTTGACGTGGTCCACGGTGGACACGGACTTGATGGGCCAGGCCTTGCCGGCGAACCAGCGCTGGCCGCGCAGGTAGTCCGGGAGCTTCGTCAGATCGATTGGTGCCGTCATGGCATTCCCCTCCCGGGAGCGGGCTTCTCGAGGCGGAACCACAGGAACATGTAGGGTCCGAGGGTTATCTGATAGGGCAGGCTGGAGATCATGGGGAAGGGCGTCTCGCCCATGAGCTCCACGGGAATCTGTCCTTCCCAATCGCGCAGGTCCAACACGCCGGGCTGCGCGAAGCGCGACAGGTTGCAGACGATGAGGATGGACTGCCCCTCGTGCTCGCGCATGAACGCGAGCACCTTGCGGTTGTCCGGATTGAGCCAGCGCAGCTGGCCCATGGCGAAGGCGGGGTAGCGCTGGCGCACGCGGATGAGGCGCTTGACCCAGCTGAGCAGCGACGAGCGCGTGCGCTCCTGGGCCTCCACGTTGATGCTCTGATAGCCATACACCGGGTCGCCGATGACGGGGGCGAACAGGCGCGCGCCATCCGCGCGCGAGAAGCCCGCGTTGCGATCGCTCGTCCACTGCATGGGGGTGCGCACCCCGTTGCGATCGCCCAGGTAGATGTTGTCCCCCATGCCGATTTCATCCCCGTAGTACATGACGGGGGTGCCGGGCAGGGTGAACAGCAGGCTGTGCATCAGCTCGATTCGCCGCCGCCCGTTGTCCATGAGCGGCGCGAGCCGCCGCCGGATGCCCAGGTTGATGCGCATGCGCGGATCCGTGGCGTACTCCCGGTACATGTAGTCCCGGTCCTCGTCCGTCACCATCTCCAGCGTGAGCTCGTCGTGGTTGCGCAGGAAGATGGCCCACTGACAGTTCTCGGGGATGTCCGGCGTCTGCTGGAGGATCTCCACGATGGGCGTGCGGTCCTCGCGGCGCACCGCCATGAACAGGCGGGGCATCACGGGGAAGTGGAAGCCCATGTGGAACTCGTCGCCCTCGCCGAAGTAGACGCGCACGTCGGCGGGCCACTGGTTGGCCTCGGCCAGCAGCATCTTGTCCGGGTACTCCGCGTCGATCGTCTTGCGCAGCTTCTTGAGGAAGGCGTGCGTCTCCGGGAGGTTCTCGCAGTTGGTGCCCTCGCGCTCGAACAGGTAGGGCACGGCGTCGCAGCGGAAGCCGTCCACGCCCATGTTCAGCCAGAAGCGCATGACGTCCAGCATGGCCTCCTGGACCTCGGGGTTGTCGTAGTTGAGGTCCGGCTGGTGGCTGAAGAAGCGGTGCCAGAAGTACTGCTTGGCCACCGGATCCCACGTCCAGTTGGAGCGCTCGGTGTCCAGGAAGATGATGCGCGCGCCCTTGTACTTGTCGTCCGTGTCGCTCCAGACGTAGTAGTCGCGCTTGGGGCTCTTCGGATCGCGCCGGGCCTCCTGGAACCAGGCGTGCTGGTCGCTCGTGTGGTTGACGACGAGCTCGCTGATGATGCGGATGTCGCGCTTGTGCGCCTCGTCGATGAGGCGCTGGAAGTCCGC contains the following coding sequences:
- a CDS encoding phosphotransferase, encoding MTAPIDLTKLPDYLRGQRWFAGKAWPIKSVSTVDHVNVDLPGDRSFTLAVVEVLYELGSPERYLLPVLPSEEGVKDAFEDAEVLRALFQLIREKRELPSASGKLVGEWLDTPEGLIALPSPLPVRRLQVEQSNTSVVVGEQLILKVIRKLEAGINPEYEVGRFLATKTSFRATPTLLGALQSEGPAGATLAVVHRFIPDVTDGWRYTLDCFRQGPRLSDAVLKDLRVLGERLGQLHHALASNTEEPAFAPEPLLAEDVQRWSASIVGEMGVTLSQAARHSPELENRREDLIGHARQLAHVPPSGQKIRIHGDLHLGQVLRSGGDWLLFDFEGEPGRSFTQRREKYSALRDVAGMLRSFDYAEATVRLEGQPEGERLQPARQAFLEGYRAATAGAAFLPQSEASFTAMLGAFELEKMLYEVRYELQNRPDWVRIPVEALMRMEVRK
- the treS gene encoding maltose alpha-D-glucosyltransferase, with the translated sequence MTQTDPLWFKKAVIYELHIRAFHDSNGDGHGDIPGLIEKLPYLQDLGITCLWLLPHYPSPLRDDGYDIADFYAVHPDYGTLADFQRLIDEAHKRDIRIISELVVNHTSDQHAWFQEARRDPKSPKRDYYVWSDTDDKYKGARIIFLDTERSNWTWDPVAKQYFWHRFFSHQPDLNYDNPEVQEAMLDVMRFWLNMGVDGFRCDAVPYLFEREGTNCENLPETHAFLKKLRKTIDAEYPDKMLLAEANQWPADVRVYFGEGDEFHMGFHFPVMPRLFMAVRREDRTPIVEILQQTPDIPENCQWAIFLRNHDELTLEMVTDEDRDYMYREYATDPRMRINLGIRRRLAPLMDNGRRRIELMHSLLFTLPGTPVMYYGDEIGMGDNIYLGDRNGVRTPMQWTSDRNAGFSRADGARLFAPVIGDPVYGYQSINVEAQERTRSSLLSWVKRLIRVRQRYPAFAMGQLRWLNPDNRKVLAFMREHEGQSILIVCNLSRFAQPGVLDLRDWEGQIPVELMGETPFPMISSLPYQITLGPYMFLWFRLEKPAPGRGMP